The following proteins are encoded in a genomic region of Pelodictyon phaeoclathratiforme BU-1:
- a CDS encoding HRDC domain-containing protein — protein MQIKLFTISIGDSGGALQEMNTFLKAHKVLEIQHKLISNDNGANWCFCVRYIEQTFNPAHGSKAKVDYREMLDEPTFRKFSHLRAIRKKVAITEGVAAFIVFTDEELAELAKLEEITIKSMLGIKGIGEKKVERFAHYFMDKPETNETSGAVA, from the coding sequence ATGCAGATAAAACTCTTTACCATATCCATCGGTGACAGCGGGGGCGCTTTGCAGGAGATGAACACCTTTCTGAAGGCGCATAAAGTTCTGGAAATCCAGCATAAGCTGATCAGCAACGATAATGGAGCCAACTGGTGTTTTTGTGTGCGTTACATTGAGCAAACATTCAACCCGGCACACGGGAGCAAGGCAAAGGTTGATTACCGTGAGATGCTTGATGAGCCAACATTCCGCAAATTTTCGCATCTGCGTGCAATACGGAAAAAAGTGGCGATAACGGAAGGTGTTGCCGCTTTTATCGTCTTTACCGACGAAGAGCTTGCGGAGCTTGCAAAACTTGAAGAGATCACCATCAAGAGCATGCTTGGTATAAAGGGTATTGGTGAAAAGAAAGTTGAGCGTTTTGCTCACTATTTCATGGATAAGCCGGAAACCAATGAAACGTCAGGGGCAGTTGCTTGA
- a CDS encoding SUMF1/EgtB/PvdO family nonheme iron enzyme encodes MALTWLHVSDFHLSPLGSYDVNQVLKALVESVERFRQTTEWKPDLIFATGDIAGKGDVAIFKGGDDAPATKFFDKLLQAAGQGRERLFIVPGNHDVERDQGLVPPTFQTEVDINNYFEKSKRYHFLKLQAFSEWYNDYFEAVKPERTFPDKSTCELIPYTLRKNDDEVSLKLLLINSALFCEDASKDIGKLCIGRFCLNPLIEQLESERKKGDLSLVIAMIHHPFFVLHTLESIALKNVLSSQVDILLNGHLHQTEVNFGELVELGSGAAYFSANSSKNAMYCRFDGKKIEVYPICYYEKSSQWSDDPNVFYKTKEATRSFEILRLRNSAAPDPVVTTETNGHPENKYGTSYQEFLIAALDHVLPTAVQGFSAKVSQIFVSLSLSDTWQSEERYSPETKVYDRQKEVDGFTAEAVMRAAFKKNRLLLVIGDPGQGKTTLLQHYALSCIDKERCKDFGFPEPVMVFYLQLRDLKKGDTGYSALPVNILAWAHTVPSSEKERPENLETLIFESLCQKKSLVLLDGLDEISELEERKEVCEWIKNTITDFPKACFVVTSRPTGYRPVDDIEIQIPLKRADILDFKPVQQKTFLQNWFTEVFLSKIPTDSGDTEDPEWENRQKEKALDKASAVIKFLNKDENKSLLKLAGIPLMLQIMAMLWNEDDTLPESRATLYKKALDYLLGYQYKRRNIVPKLPEADAIGVLAPVALWMQEELKKDEADQEVMKTRMQKELNKIPKKQKPPKAKAFSDDLIDRAGLLVRYGQTDYAFRHKSFREYLTGFQLMKNPVMDLSLQKLIEHFSEPFWEEPIRFFFGQIDAESFNTFMQNFFDVVSEEVIQSKQELLQTIIEETPKEKRKIDTLCKKLLDSETTLRRQQVILDCLKTIGNPEALNTLYQFRAGKLAKNDDVADRAEEVILAFGGKALERNIEKSVSGNPLSFRNSNEENSEYILIPGGSYIYSVTEEIVSVPELYVAKYPVTNKLYRSFIAALEESVALQEELFKIALNNTEHSTVANFFKEGKNDLAALCRSTYDEDRKFSGAEQPVVGITWYAAQAYCFWLSLCAGKPDSYRLPNDIQREWAAGGKREPIPQKVREYPWSDEKGEPTPTLANFGMNVGYTTPVNRYPEGATPEGLYDMAGNVWEWCNDSVGSDRVIRGGSWNYGAVRCRSAYRNGNTPGRRRSGVGFRPVFVP; translated from the coding sequence ATGGCTCTTACCTGGCTGCATGTTTCGGATTTCCACTTGAGCCCTCTCGGATCCTATGACGTTAATCAGGTGCTTAAAGCGCTGGTTGAATCTGTTGAACGATTTCGGCAAACAACAGAGTGGAAACCGGATCTGATTTTTGCTACAGGTGATATCGCAGGAAAGGGAGATGTTGCGATTTTTAAAGGCGGTGACGATGCTCCCGCTACCAAATTTTTTGACAAACTGCTTCAAGCTGCAGGGCAAGGCAGGGAGCGCTTGTTTATTGTTCCAGGCAACCATGATGTTGAGCGAGATCAAGGGCTTGTTCCACCCACCTTTCAAACAGAAGTAGATATTAATAACTACTTTGAGAAAAGTAAGCGTTATCATTTTCTGAAGCTTCAGGCCTTTTCTGAATGGTATAATGATTATTTCGAGGCTGTTAAACCTGAAAGAACTTTTCCCGACAAATCAACTTGTGAACTAATTCCTTACACGCTCAGAAAAAATGATGATGAAGTTTCGCTTAAACTGCTGCTTATCAACAGCGCCCTGTTTTGTGAAGATGCCAGTAAAGACATTGGAAAACTCTGTATTGGTCGTTTTTGTCTTAACCCACTTATAGAGCAACTCGAATCGGAGAGGAAAAAAGGTGACCTCTCGCTTGTGATTGCGATGATACATCATCCGTTTTTTGTGCTCCATACACTCGAGAGCATTGCACTCAAGAATGTTTTGTCCTCACAGGTTGACATTCTCTTGAATGGTCACTTGCATCAGACAGAAGTGAATTTCGGTGAACTGGTAGAGCTTGGTTCGGGGGCTGCATACTTCAGCGCTAATAGCTCAAAAAATGCCATGTATTGCCGGTTTGATGGCAAAAAAATAGAGGTTTATCCAATCTGCTATTATGAAAAGAGTTCTCAATGGTCGGATGATCCCAACGTTTTTTACAAAACCAAAGAGGCAACCAGAAGTTTCGAGATTCTGCGCCTGCGGAATTCCGCCGCACCAGACCCGGTCGTTACAACTGAAACAAATGGACATCCGGAAAATAAATATGGGACGAGTTATCAGGAATTTCTTATAGCGGCATTGGATCACGTGCTTCCAACAGCGGTTCAAGGCTTTTCAGCAAAAGTAAGCCAAATATTTGTTTCGTTGAGTCTTTCTGATACATGGCAGAGTGAAGAGCGTTATTCTCCCGAAACAAAAGTGTATGACAGGCAAAAAGAGGTAGACGGTTTTACTGCAGAAGCCGTTATGCGTGCGGCATTTAAAAAAAATCGCCTTTTGCTTGTCATTGGTGATCCTGGTCAAGGCAAAACAACCCTGCTCCAGCATTATGCACTCTCATGCATCGACAAAGAGCGATGTAAAGATTTTGGTTTTCCCGAACCGGTCATGGTTTTTTATCTCCAATTACGCGACTTGAAAAAAGGAGATACTGGTTATTCAGCACTTCCTGTCAATATTCTGGCATGGGCGCATACTGTTCCATCGTCAGAGAAAGAGAGACCGGAAAATTTAGAAACATTGATTTTCGAATCGCTCTGTCAAAAAAAATCATTGGTTTTACTTGATGGGCTCGATGAAATCAGTGAGCTGGAAGAGAGAAAAGAGGTGTGTGAATGGATCAAGAATACCATTACTGACTTTCCCAAAGCCTGCTTTGTTGTCACCTCACGCCCGACAGGCTACCGTCCCGTTGATGACATTGAGATTCAAATTCCTTTAAAGAGAGCTGATATCCTTGATTTCAAGCCTGTACAACAAAAAACATTTTTACAAAACTGGTTTACTGAAGTCTTTCTCAGCAAAATTCCAACCGACAGTGGAGACACTGAAGATCCGGAATGGGAGAACCGTCAGAAAGAAAAAGCCCTCGATAAAGCAAGTGCTGTTATCAAATTTTTGAACAAGGATGAAAATAAAAGTTTACTGAAGCTGGCCGGAATACCGTTAATGTTGCAGATTATGGCCATGCTCTGGAACGAGGACGATACCTTGCCGGAAAGCCGGGCTACTCTCTATAAAAAAGCACTGGATTATCTCCTTGGTTATCAGTACAAGCGGCGAAACATAGTCCCGAAGCTTCCCGAAGCAGATGCCATTGGAGTTCTCGCTCCAGTTGCACTCTGGATGCAGGAGGAGCTGAAAAAGGACGAAGCCGATCAGGAAGTTATGAAGACAAGAATGCAGAAAGAATTAAACAAGATACCAAAGAAGCAGAAGCCGCCAAAAGCAAAGGCATTCAGTGACGACCTGATTGATCGTGCCGGTTTGTTGGTGAGATATGGTCAGACTGATTATGCCTTTCGTCACAAGTCATTCCGCGAATATCTGACCGGTTTTCAGCTCATGAAAAATCCTGTAATGGATCTCTCCTTACAGAAACTGATTGAGCATTTCAGCGAACCCTTTTGGGAAGAACCCATCCGCTTCTTTTTTGGTCAGATTGATGCAGAGAGCTTCAATACCTTTATGCAAAACTTCTTCGATGTAGTGAGTGAAGAGGTGATTCAGTCAAAACAAGAGCTGTTGCAAACCATCATAGAGGAAACCCCGAAGGAAAAAAGAAAGATTGATACGTTATGTAAAAAGCTTCTGGATTCCGAAACAACACTACGCCGACAGCAGGTGATTCTCGACTGCCTGAAGACAATTGGGAATCCCGAAGCACTCAATACCCTTTATCAGTTCAGAGCAGGAAAACTTGCAAAAAACGATGATGTAGCTGATCGAGCGGAGGAGGTGATTCTTGCTTTCGGCGGCAAAGCGCTTGAGCGAAACATTGAAAAGAGTGTCAGCGGAAATCCTCTCTCTTTCCGGAATTCCAATGAAGAAAACTCAGAGTACATCCTGATACCGGGAGGAAGCTATATTTATTCGGTGACAGAAGAAATTGTGAGTGTGCCGGAACTCTATGTCGCCAAGTATCCGGTAACAAACAAACTCTATCGCTCTTTTATTGCAGCACTTGAGGAATCGGTAGCATTACAGGAAGAGCTGTTCAAAATTGCATTAAACAATACAGAGCATTCAACTGTTGCAAATTTTTTCAAAGAGGGTAAAAACGACCTTGCAGCTTTGTGTCGTTCAACCTATGATGAAGATCGAAAATTCAGCGGCGCCGAACAGCCTGTCGTTGGTATTACATGGTATGCTGCTCAAGCCTACTGTTTTTGGCTCTCACTGTGTGCAGGCAAGCCTGACTCTTATCGCTTGCCAAACGACATCCAGCGGGAGTGGGCGGCAGGTGGAAAACGGGAACCGATACCGCAGAAAGTTCGGGAGTATCCCTGGTCAGATGAGAAGGGTGAACCAACACCAACGTTGGCCAACTTTGGTATGAATGTTGGATATACAACACCCGTTAACCGTTACCCCGAAGGAGCAACTCCGGAAGGTTTGTACGATATGGCAGGTAATGTATGGGAATGGTGCAATGATTCGGTAGGTTCGGACCGTGTGATTCGTGGCGGGAGCTGGAACTACGGTGCCGTGCGCTGTCGGTCGGCGTATCGGAACGGCAACACCCCCGGTCGCCGGCGCAGCGGCGTGGGCTTCCGCCCGGTTTTCGTCCCGTAG
- a CDS encoding DUF4351 domain-containing protein — protein sequence MLADENKQWKPTSYGFSVLGCRHTLEFPVAKLTDYEEKLDELLASENAFGWITAAHILTQKTRAEDQERYNAKLRLLRILYERHWDKQRVINLFNVIDWLMQLPEWLNSQVWQELETIEEREKVQYITSIERIGIAKGIAKGEARLLKRQLERRFGLLPKWASERLERAKEEELEAWSETILTAPTLEAVFKDADPHNKFTVSEKL from the coding sequence GTGTTGGCTGATGAAAACAAGCAGTGGAAACCCACCTCTTATGGTTTTTCTGTACTGGGATGCCGCCATACGCTGGAGTTTCCGGTAGCCAAGCTGACCGATTATGAGGAAAAACTGGATGAGCTGCTGGCGTCGGAAAACGCTTTTGGATGGATTACGGCAGCACACATCCTGACCCAAAAAACCAGAGCAGAGGATCAGGAACGGTACAACGCCAAACTCCGCCTGCTACGAATACTGTATGAACGGCATTGGGATAAACAACGGGTGATCAATTTATTCAATGTCATTGACTGGTTAATGCAACTGCCAGAATGGTTGAACAGTCAGGTCTGGCAAGAACTTGAAACAATCGAGGAGAGGGAAAAAGTGCAATACATCACCAGCATAGAACGAATTGGCATCGCCAAAGGCATAGCAAAGGGCGAAGCCAGGTTACTGAAAAGGCAGCTTGAACGCCGCTTTGGCCTGTTGCCCAAGTGGGCATCTGAGCGGTTAGAACGCGCTAAAGAGGAGGAATTGGAAGCCTGGAGTGAAACGATTCTCACAGCCCCGACCCTGGAGGCCGTTTTCAAAGATGCAGACCCTCATAACAAATTTACAGTCTCCGAAAAACTGTAG
- a CDS encoding formylglycine-generating enzyme family protein, translating to MRREVVKFSKNRGFLSGTNYNVGETTPVGSYPEGVTPEGLYDMAGNVWEWTDNLWNETGSRRVVRGGGWDYAAEVCRSAARGSNTPDYRRSYVVFRPVFVP from the coding sequence ATCCGGCGGGAGGTTGTCAAATTTTCAAAAAACAGGGGTTTTCTTTCTGGCACTAATTACAATGTCGGAGAAACAACACCCGTTGGCAGTTATCCAGAAGGAGTAACCCCCGAAGGGCTGTACGATATGGCCGGTAATGTTTGGGAGTGGACAGATAATTTGTGGAATGAAACGGGTTCGCGCCGTGTTGTTCGTGGCGGGGGCTGGGACTACGCGGCCGAGGTCTGTCGGTCGGCGGCTCGGGGCAGCAACACCCCCGACTACCGGCGCAGCTACGTGGTCTTCCGCCCGGTTTTCGTCCCGTAG